The Chitinophaga pinensis DSM 2588 region ATACGATTTCCAGGATAGCTATGGCAGCGGACGCGATGGCGTACTCCCTGTCAGCGCTGCAGAAGCCAGATGGGTATCCCAGTACAGCTGGGGACCAAAACTGCACCCGGATAGCCTGGTGTGGTTATGGAACGGACAACAGGCGCCTTACGTAAAGGCGCGTCATTCCATTGCTGACTTCTTCCGTGAAGGCTTTACACGCATCAATACCCTGGCCGCTGCAACAGGGAATGAACATACACAGCTGCGTTTCTCCTACACTAATACAGGTACGCACGATATCCTGCCACAAAGCGGTTTGCAAAGGCATAATCTTTCTGCCAGGGTGACAACCGTTCTGGGACGTCGCTTCGAACTGGATACGCGGCTGGCCTGGCTGAACGAACAGGTGCAGAACCGCCCGGCACTCTCCGATAATCCTAACAATGTCGGTTATGTATTAACGGGTGTAGCGCCCAATATTGATCTGAACTGGCTGAAGCATTATAAAGATCGCGTCACCGGTAATTATATCAACTGGAATAACAACACCTACCAGGTCAATCCTTACTGGGCTGTCTATGAACAGCCCAATGCCAGTGTACAGAACCGGCTCAATGGTTTCCTGCAATTGAAGTATAAGATATCCCCGGATCTGGCGGTACACGTTCGTTCTGGTATGGACTACTCCGATTTTTCTTTCTATGAGCTGATGAATTACTCCACACCGGTCAATCCCTTAGGCGCTATCTCGCTTAAAGACAGAAGACTATGGGAGAGTAATACAGATCTCCTGCTTACTTACAGCCGCCAGTTAAACCGCTGGGGAATTACACTGAACACCGGCGCCACGCGTATGGACTACCAGGAACGGGTGCGTAATACCACCGGCAGGGAAATGAACATCAGGGGAAACAGGGGTATTGAAAATTTCAGTACACGTATGCGCAATGAAATGATCCTCAGAAAACGGATTAATTCCATATATGCTTCCCTGGATAAAGATTACGGACGACTGCTGCATCTCTCGCTGACAGGCCGTAATGACTGGTCGTCTACATTACCTGCTGATCACAATGCTTATTTTTACCCTTCTGCTTCCGCCGCATTTCAGTTCAGTGAACTGCTGAAAGACAAACGTATCCTGTCTTCCGGTAAACTGCGTGTCTCTGTTGCGCAAACAGGTACAGATGCCGCACAGCCTTACCTGCTGCGTTTAAGCTATGCCTATAATCCGGATATCCCCAGTATAAAAGGCTATTCGATTGGTGGAGTAGCCGTGGATAATGTGCCTTTTGCCGACCTGCGTCCCGGTATCAGCAAAGGATATGAAGCGGGCCTGGATCTCGCCTTTTTTAATGATCGTGTCAGTCTGGATGCCACCTGGTACCATACCAATACCCTCGATCAGGTATTGAATGCTCCTGTGTCTTCATCCAGTGGCTATACGAGTGCGGTGATCAATTCCGGCAATATCCGTAACCAGGGAATAGAACTGGGACTCACCCTCGTGCCCTTAACCCGTCAGCAGTTACATTGGGATACCCGTTTTATTTTTTCCCGCAATTGTAATCGTATACGCTCCCTGAATACGCTGGTTTCACCCTATTATACCATGGCTGTCGGACGCTGGGGTAATGCCTCTATCGTCGCAAAAAAAGGGGAGGCTTACGGGATGATCAGCGGGAAACAATTTCTGCGGGATGTACAGGGCAGGATGGTACTCGACGCGAATAACCTGCCGAAGTATACTACCACAGATGGCTACCTGGGAAATAACCAGTATGACTGGACGGGCAGTATTACCAATAAAGTGACTTACAAGCGGCTTAGTCTGACGATACTATTGGACATCCGGTATGGTGGCAATATCTACTCTATAACCAATCTCCTTGCCTACGGCAACGGTAAACAAAAAGGCACGCTGGCAGGCAGAGATGCATGGACCCGCTCCGAAGAGGAACGTGTCAGCGCAGGTAAAAGACCGGAAGAATGGACGCCTACGGGGGGATTGCTGGTCAGCGGTGTACAGGCAGGCACAGGGAATGAAGTACAGGCGTACGTTAATCCGCAGACCTACTGGACACGGGTGTCTGACAATATTCCTGAAGCTTTTGTCTATGACGCCTCTTTTATAAAATTACGGGAGCTGCATCTCGATTATCAGCTGCCTCGTTTTTCCACCCGGTTCAAAGAAGCAACTGTATCACTGACAGGTCGTAACCTGGCGACCCTGTATAAGGCGGTACCTAATATTGATCCTGAATCAAGTTATAACAATACCACGGCGCAGGGCCTGGAATATGGTTCCCTGCCGATGAGAAGATCTTACGGTATCAAACTGTATGTCAAATTTTAAGCAATGCGGATGAAACAGTACGGATGGAATATATATCTGCTCATAATATTACTGTCATCCTGCACAGCAGGTTTTGACAGGATCAATACCGATCCGCGTAAATCAGACAGTATTCCGCCGGGAGATCAGCTGACTGCTGCTGCTTACTTTATGGATGGTGGCAGAGAGATGGGGTATCCGAATCTTTACCTGTTTCAACCCATGGTACAGTACCTCAGTGGCGCCCCCGGTATGAGTGCAGGCGGGAAGTATATCCTGAATGAGTTTTATAACAACTGTATGTGGGAAAACCTCTATGGGAAAAGTATCAAACAACTGGCGGATCTGCTGGCGCGTCATAAAGACAATCCTGAAGTAGTCAACTATTGCGCTGCTGCGCGTATACTGAAAGTCTATGTGTTTTCATTGCTCACAGATACCTATGGCGATATTCCTTACTCAGAAGCCGGTATGGCCTGGTATGGAAAAAACTATACACCGGCGTATGACCGGCAGGCAGATATCTATGCTGACTTCTTCAAAGAATTAACCGAGGCAGCTGCGCAGTTTGATCTGTCTCAGGAACCGATCTACAATGATATTCTCTACGGTGGTGATATCATCAAATGGAAACGCCTGGCAGCATCTTTACGTTTGCGCTTAGCCATGCGGCTGACCAAAGCCAATGCTGCAATGGCGAAGATACAAGTGCAGACCGCCTATGCAGCAGGACTGATGACAGACGAAATGGACAACTTTCGTATGCTGCACGATGACTACGCCTATCCCGATCTGAGAGGCAACAGTTATGCACAGGCATTACAGGAAGACAAGGTCTATCAATGGGCAAAAGGCTGCAGCACTTTTGTGAATTACCTGAAGACAGAAAATGATCCGCGACTCCCCACATTCTTTACAAACCAGGACGCAGATGGAAATGACATCACCAGCATCACCCATTACCTGTCTATCGCACCGGGTATGTACTACTGGGATGATGAATTGCGGTATGTGAGTCCGGAGGGTGTCATTATTCCTGCTGCGAATAAGTATTGTTTCATCAACCAGCCTTTTTATCAGTTACACACACCTTTTCTGCACATGGGCTATGCAGAGGTCTGCTTCCTGTTGGCTGAAGCAGCAGTGAGAGGATGGATACCGGAAACGGCGAATCGCTGGTATCAGCAGGGAATAAGGGCTGCTATCGATCAGTTGAAATTATATCCGGAGATCAGTTATATCCCGGAGGAAAATATTAATGCCTTTGTCAACGCACACGTCCTGACGCCGGGAAAGGAAATAGAGCAGATCAATATGCAGAAATGGGTCGCTTTGTTTCCCAATGGCTTTGAAGCATATGCCAATCAGCGCCGCAGCGGTTATCCCGTGCTGGCGCCGATCACTGATAAAGGCAGTGAGTCTCAGACAAACGGTGTGTTGCCGCGCAGATTATTCTATCCGGCCACAGAAGCATTCAGCAATACCATCCATTACCAGGAAGCCCTGGACAGAATGGGAGGGACGGATGACTGGTTATACCGTATGTGGTGGGACCGCTGAGATTACATGGTTTCCAGTTCCTCCGGATGCTTTGGTTTATACCAGCAATAATAATATGTCAGTATCAGCACACCGGTCAGGAAAGGAATCAACGCCAGATGTTTGTAGGTAATGGTCCCCGTAACAATCTCCGCATCGAAGTGCAGGAACTCACTGACCATCCAATAGGAGTTTGCCGTAATCCATACCGCAATCGCAAGGTTATGGCACAGTTCGGACATAAATTGCCGTGTACGGTAGGCAATGACAAGCGCAATGATCAGCGTAGGAAATATCATAGCAATGCCCAGTGGCTTCCAGATCAGGCACCAGCCTATATCTTTCAGCAACCAGAAAACGATATGCAGATTTTCCATTTTCCGGTATTTTAACGGAATGCTGTAGACAGGTGTGGTTGTGGTTTCGGGCATATTTGATTTCGATTGTGCCGGCAAAAATATAAAATCTGGCATCAATTGGTATAACTCTTGTATTAACCACTGCGGACCAAAAAATTTTAGCCATGAAAAAAGCATTGATAGCCGCTTCCATTGTCGGCGTAGCAGCAGCAGGAGTTATCCTTTATCTTACACGTAGCAGAAATGGTATGCAACGTCTGCTGGACGGGGCAGAATCCACTGCAGATGATGCCCGTCGTGTAGCCAACCGCCATCTCCGCAAAACACAGAAAAAGATCAATCATATGATCCATGAATCAACCATGGAAT contains the following coding sequences:
- a CDS encoding SusC/RagA family TonB-linked outer membrane protein translates to MRILAILGLITCSICVFLTGTAQQSALLQQRLDVRVKNMPVITFMKWISQQTGNSFAYPNEILEGRTSVTINERDITVQTILERIFPPAKYDIRTIGHQIIIRFKKQTSLTADTLQPARIMQMNTVVVTALGINRPKYTLGYAYAEIKGEEMTAARDIHPMNTLSGKVAGLEVSAVNSGMGGSTKLTLRGMRLLGGNNQPLLVMDGIPVNNSSPGQAERYGGYDLGDGTAIINPDDVETISVLKGGASAALYGTRALNGVILVTTRKGVRKGLEMAFTSNIQLEQTNNQYDFQDSYGSGRDGVLPVSAAEARWVSQYSWGPKLHPDSLVWLWNGQQAPYVKARHSIADFFREGFTRINTLAAATGNEHTQLRFSYTNTGTHDILPQSGLQRHNLSARVTTVLGRRFELDTRLAWLNEQVQNRPALSDNPNNVGYVLTGVAPNIDLNWLKHYKDRVTGNYINWNNNTYQVNPYWAVYEQPNASVQNRLNGFLQLKYKISPDLAVHVRSGMDYSDFSFYELMNYSTPVNPLGAISLKDRRLWESNTDLLLTYSRQLNRWGITLNTGATRMDYQERVRNTTGREMNIRGNRGIENFSTRMRNEMILRKRINSIYASLDKDYGRLLHLSLTGRNDWSSTLPADHNAYFYPSASAAFQFSELLKDKRILSSGKLRVSVAQTGTDAAQPYLLRLSYAYNPDIPSIKGYSIGGVAVDNVPFADLRPGISKGYEAGLDLAFFNDRVSLDATWYHTNTLDQVLNAPVSSSSGYTSAVINSGNIRNQGIELGLTLVPLTRQQLHWDTRFIFSRNCNRIRSLNTLVSPYYTMAVGRWGNASIVAKKGEAYGMISGKQFLRDVQGRMVLDANNLPKYTTTDGYLGNNQYDWTGSITNKVTYKRLSLTILLDIRYGGNIYSITNLLAYGNGKQKGTLAGRDAWTRSEEERVSAGKRPEEWTPTGGLLVSGVQAGTGNEVQAYVNPQTYWTRVSDNIPEAFVYDASFIKLRELHLDYQLPRFSTRFKEATVSLTGRNLATLYKAVPNIDPESSYNNTTAQGLEYGSLPMRRSYGIKLYVKF
- a CDS encoding SusD/RagB family nutrient-binding outer membrane lipoprotein; protein product: MKQYGWNIYLLIILLSSCTAGFDRINTDPRKSDSIPPGDQLTAAAYFMDGGREMGYPNLYLFQPMVQYLSGAPGMSAGGKYILNEFYNNCMWENLYGKSIKQLADLLARHKDNPEVVNYCAAARILKVYVFSLLTDTYGDIPYSEAGMAWYGKNYTPAYDRQADIYADFFKELTEAAAQFDLSQEPIYNDILYGGDIIKWKRLAASLRLRLAMRLTKANAAMAKIQVQTAYAAGLMTDEMDNFRMLHDDYAYPDLRGNSYAQALQEDKVYQWAKGCSTFVNYLKTENDPRLPTFFTNQDADGNDITSITHYLSIAPGMYYWDDELRYVSPEGVIIPAANKYCFINQPFYQLHTPFLHMGYAEVCFLLAEAAVRGWIPETANRWYQQGIRAAIDQLKLYPEISYIPEENINAFVNAHVLTPGKEIEQINMQKWVALFPNGFEAYANQRRSGYPVLAPITDKGSESQTNGVLPRRLFYPATEAFSNTIHYQEALDRMGGTDDWLYRMWWDR